One window of the Rhipicephalus sanguineus isolate Rsan-2018 chromosome 2, BIME_Rsan_1.4, whole genome shotgun sequence genome contains the following:
- the LOC119384017 gene encoding uncharacterized protein LOC119384017, with the protein MASVLHNHNSQGWTCKTSSLNPYFGKEHIVRYTESKGARKHRDAGLRLFTSGHLQKLVFSTEDTAETVVKAQVLASMATRTVYSVGVKLLKCDGELVSGSCSCVAGKGGVCKHVCCVLYGLMHIAQHDLTEVPNAIACTEGERQWYNPRDPKKVTEQFQQIVFSKDTTEKISDAPRLHKKRAAYSCLRTQDSNLSTLSLINLHGNFKECGLDCFADVLEANDFLPEKQRKVESPATEDVAGLPLRWLERAKQGNALLSYTDEEVTAVEAATRLQSACLLWHMYREGLITASVAHRVYTWVRTCQTKMGPHDPRRLIAAVVGKKKGRATFAMKRGLLCEPEARKAFQDKNDSHVELEVTETGLFLSRHHAFLGASPDGLVKCKCCAPRLLEIKVPLKIQDFAKRQLRAGELKKSSGYYTQVQVQMGVTGLNTCVLFVYSKEECRQISVPFDQSFFTEFIERCKFFTSSYLLPYISSNW; encoded by the exons ATGGCATCTGTATTACACAACCACAACAGTCAAGGGTGGACCTGCAAAACAAGCTCCCTGAACCCATACTTTGGAAAGGAGCACATTGTCAG GTACACTGAAAGTAAAGGCGCTAGAAAACATCGAGATGCTGGCCTGCGGCTTTTCACATCAGGCCACCTGCAAAAGTTGGTGTTTTCAACTGAAGACACCGCAGAGACCGTGGTGAAGGCACAAGTTCTGGCATCCATGGCAACACGGACAGTGTACAGTGTTGGGGTGAAGTTGCTTAAGTGTGATGGGGAGCTTGTCAGTGGCAGCTGCTCATGTGTTGCTGGGAAAGGTGGTGTCTGCAAACATGTTTGCTGCGTTTTGTACGGGCTGATGCACATTGCGCAACATGATCTCACTGAAGTACCAAATGCCATTGCATGCACTGAAGGTGAACGGCAGTGGTACAACCCGCGGGATCCAAAAAAAGTGACTGAGCAATTTCAACAGATTGTATTCTCCAAGGACACCACTGAAAAAATCAGTGATGCACCAAGGCTTCACAAAAAACGAGCAGCCTACTCATGCTTGAGAACACAAGACTCGAATCTGTCAACACTGAGCCTCATAAACTTGCATGGAAACTTCAAAGAATGTGGGCTCGATTGCTTCGCAGACGTACTTGAAGCAAATGACTTTCTTcccgaaaaacaaagaaaagttgAGAGCCCCGCTACCGAAGATGTGGCTGGGCTACCTTTAAGGTGGCTGGAGCGAGCCAAACAGGGGAATGCTTTGCTGTCATACACAGACGAAGAAGTTACAGCCGTAGAGGCAGCCACACGACTGCAAAGTGCTTGCCTCCTTTGGCATATGTATAGGGAGGGTCTGATCACTGCATCTGTAGCGCATAGAGTTTACACATGGGTCAGGACGTGCCAAACCAAAATGGGGCCGCATGATCCCCGACGTCTCATCGCAGCAGTGGTtgggaaaaagaaaggcagggcaACATTTGCCATGAAGAGAGGCCTGCTGTGTGAGCCTGAAGCCAGGAAAGCCTTTCAGGACAAAAATGACAGCCACGTGGAGCTTGAGGTGACTGAAACTGGCCTCTTCCTCTCTCGTCATCACGCTTTTCTAGGTGCAAGCCCAGATGGGCTCGTGAAGTGTAAATGTTGCGCACCACGGCTGCTTGAGATCAAAGTGCCCCTAAAAATTCAAGATTTTGCCAAAAGGCAGTTGCGTGCTGGGGAACTAAAAAAAAGTAGTGGCTATTATACTCAGGTGCAAGTGCAGATGGGTGTGACTGGTCTGAACACCTGCGTGCTGTTTGTTTACAGCAAGGAAGAGTGCCGACAAATCTCCGTGCCATTTGACCAGAGTTTCTTCACGGAATTCATAGAACGTTGCAAATTTTTTACTTCCAGCTACTTGCTTCCCTACATTTCCAGTAACTGGTAA
- the LOC119384015 gene encoding uncharacterized protein LOC119384015, with translation MGGFTCCVPGCYNNSTRDKGLGFYVFPKEQKLRETWIQRINRAGRGGRFSKFTPTTGHRVCGAHFEGGKKTYMNRVPTIFPLRPQKVERRRPLIRTQPELPNSPTVAPQHDPEVSGSAITSSSSDSEDTAQQSTLLMDHAYSSQESSYDQLAKKVACQNNIITELAEKAEAAYAHVEELNRQLKRSQQDHAEAKKLCDRLQQKNRCLRLELSCMQKKVKRCKAEATQKIDITYEALVEDEKKLRYYTGFTSRKSFDSFWSLLEPDAKKLRFWQMKETENEDRNFILPLKTQLVLVLMRLRLGLDGLDLAYRFGVSTSTVSRIWVTWLDFLDNRLRQVPTWMPPHLCDKYRPQAFTDKGYTTVDGILDCTEIFIETPSSFRVQSETYSSYKKHNTAKGLVVCSPNGFVMFVSDLSPGRLSDKALTKASGVLEKFSPGRSLMADRGFTIEEECKELSLHLNIPPFMEGRPQLSEADETETRLIASVRIHVERVIRRIKTYRILSQVFPNSMSGQLNKVWHVCARLTNFVGEPLL, from the exons ATGGGAGGATTTACGTGCTGTGTTCCTGGATGCTACAACAACAGCACAAGGGATAAAGGCTTGGGTTTCTACGTCTTTCCTAAAGAGCAAAAGCTTCGGGAGACGTGGATTCAGCGTATCAACAGGGCTGGACGGGGCGGCAG GTTCTCCAAGTTTACGCCTACCACGGGACACCGAGTATGCGGTGCCCACTTCGAAGGAGGAAAAAAGACTTACATGAACAGAGTGCCCACAATCTTCCCGCTGAGACCGCAAAAGGTGGAAAGGAGGCGACCACTCATAAGGACACAG CCGGAACTTCCCAACAGTCCAACTGTGGCACCCCAGCACGACCCAGAAGTCTCAGGCTCTGCCATCACTAGTAGCAGCAGCGACAGTGAAGACACCGCACAGCAAAGCACTCTACTCATGGACCATGCCTACAGCAGCCAAGAGTCAAGCTATGACCAGCTTGCCAAGAAAGTTGCTTGCCAAAATAATATAATAACTGAGCTAGCAGAAAAGGCTGAAGCTGCTTACGCGCATGTTGAAGAGCTCAACCGCCAGCTAAAACGCTCTCAACAGGACCACGCTGAAGCAAAAAAGCTATGTGACCGCCTTCAGCAGAAGAATAGGTGCTTGCGGCTTGAGCTATCCTGTATGCAGAAGAAAGTCAAGAGGTGCAAGGCTGAAGCTACACAAAAGATTGACATCACGTATGAAGCCCTTGTAGAAGATGAAAAGAAGCTGCGGTACTACACTGGCTTTACATCCAGAAAGTCCTTCGACAGTTTTTGGTCCCTACTTGAACCAGATGCGAAAAAGCTGCGGTTCTGGCAGATGAAGGAAACGGAGAACGAGGACCGGAACTTCATCCTGCCTTTGAAGACACAGCTTGTGCTCGTCCTGATGAGGCTACGGCTGGGCCTTGACGGCCTTGACCTTGCGTACAG GTTTGGCGTTTCTACGTCAACCGTTTCGAGGATCTGGGTAACATGGCTGGATTTTTTGGACAACAGGCTTCGCCAG gTCCCAACTTGGATGCCTCCCCACCTGTGCGACAAGTACAGGCCACAAGCTTTCACTGACAAGGGCTACACCACTGTTGACGGCATCCTCGACTGCACCGAAATTTTCATCGAAACCCCCTCGTCATTCCGTGTACAGAGTGAGACCTATTCCTCGTACAAAAAGCACAATACTGCAAAAGGGTTAGTTGTGTGCAGCCCGAACGGCTTTGTTATGTTCGTGTCCGATCTTTCTCCTGGGAGGCTGTCTGACAAGGCCCTAACAAAGGCTTCCGGTGTGTTGGAAAAGTTCTCACCAGGGCGAAGTTTGATGGCTGATAGGGGGTTCACCATCGAAGAAGAGTGCAAGGAACTTTCACTGCACTTGAACATTCCGCCATTCATGGAAGGACGGCCTCAACTGTCTGAAGCAGATGAAACTGAGACAAGGCTTATTGCCAGTGTGCGCATACATGTGGAAAGGGTCATTCGGAGGATAAAGACCTACAGAATACTCTCACAGGTGtttccaaacagcatgtctgGACAACTGAACAAGGTGTGGCATGTTTGCGCACGCTTGACAAACTTTGTGGGTGAGCCATTGCTGTGA
- the LOC125757295 gene encoding uncharacterized protein LOC125757295 codes for MGTRGTPQGAVLSPLLFNIAMMRLPNELARVEGIQHAVYADDITIWTTEGSIGEMQERLQRAASIVEAYANDCGLQCAPTKSELLHVRAKPRDKSAIHVSLSGVPIREVEELRILGLFIHHRLRPDSTIAKLRRVGEQVGRMIHRVSNKRGGLRGWDALRLAHAFVTSRILYAVPYLRTNKHEDERLDAIIRKATKRALDLPVATSNAKLRALGVLNSYQELREAHLVNQYTRLMQTAPGRRLLNRLQIQHVCPAEEAERIPELWRHMLSVSPLPSNMDMHTHESRRQARARTLERQHGSRPGVFYVDIAGPSPKGFYTASVIHQEKHVNGLSFRAQNSERAEEVAIALAAADPNSKVIITDSRKACAHYLAGEISPLAGQILKRAAIDPTPKRIIWAPGHQGLRGNEAADAAARALTHRAPHPGSYDSEANTPLLRFKEILAYYRDTHRLFPAPAKGLSKADERTLRRLQTGTLLCPAILKHYDPNTDGRCPHCGETCDIFHMVWACTKNPHLPPSPTPSREAWETALLNCSSLESQRALVRRARDGASSCGVPD; via the coding sequence ATGGGAACACGGGGTACCCCTCAGGGAGCTGTGTTATCACCGCTCCTGTTCAACATTGCTATGATGCGCCTCCCAAATGAATTGGCCCGGGTGGAAGGCATTCAACACgcagtatatgccgatgacattacaaTCTGGACCACCGAAGGGAGCATTGGCGAAATGCAGGAACGCCTTCAGCGGGCCGCATCCATAGTCGAGGCGTATGCTAACGATTGTGGACTCCAGTGTGCTCCAACCAAATCAGAGCTTTTGCATGTTAGAGCGAAACCAAGAGATAAATCAGCCATACACGTCTCTCTGTCCGGGGTTCCCATCAGAGAGGTGGAGGAGCTTCGGATTCTGGGCCTGTTCATTCACCACAGACTCAGACCGGACTCCACTATTGCGAAACTTCGGAGAGTAGGCGAACAGGTAGGGCGCATGATCCACCGCGTTTCCAACAAGCGGGGCGGTCTGCGGGGCTGGGACGCGCTTCGGCTCGCCCATGCCTTCGTGACTAGCCGGATACTCTATGCCGTCCCATACCTTCGCACTAACAAGCACGAAGACGAAAGACTAGATGCCATCATCCGTAAGGCGACTAAGCGAGCTCTGGATCTCCCTGTGGCCACCTCCAACGCCAAACTCAGAGCGTTAGGTGTGCTCAACTCCTACCAGGAGTTGCGGGAGGCCCACCTTGTGAATCAATATACGCGGCTCATGCAGACGGCCCCCGGGCGCCGCCTGCTAAACCGATTACAGATCCAACAcgtttgccctgcagaggaggcggagcgtattccggaattgtggcgccatatgctctcggtctctccgctccccagtaacatggatatgcacacgcacgaaagcagacgacaagcgcgggctcggacgcttgaaagacaacacggctcccgacctggtgtattctacgtggacatagcagggccttcgcccaagggattttacacggcctctgtaattcaccaggaaaaacacgtcaatgggctctccttccgagcacaaaattcagagcgagctgaggaagtagcgatagcgcttgctgccgcggatcccaattcgaaagtaatcatcacggactcccgtaaagcatgtgctcactacttggcaggagagatatcccccttagccggccaaattctaaaacgggctgccattgatccgaccccaaaacgaattatatgggctccaggccatcagggcttacgaggtaatgaggccgctgacgcggccgcccgagcgcttacccaccgggctcctcaccctggctcttatgactcggaggccaatacgccgctgctgcggttcaaagaaattctcgcgtattatcgcgacactcaccgccttttcccggctcctgcaaaggggctgagtaaggcggatgagcgaactctaaggcgcctgcagacaggtactctactctgtcctgcaatattaaaacactatgatccgaacacggatgggcggtgcccacactgtggggagacctgtgatatcttccatatggtgtgggcatgtactaaaaatccccacctgcccccttcccctaccccttcacgagaggcatgggagactgccctcctcaactgctcctcactggagtcgcaacgggctctggtgcgacgggcgcgagacggggcctcgtcctgcggtgtcccggactag